The sequence below is a genomic window from bacterium.
GATGACGCCGGCCGGCCGCCGGCTCCCCGGCGCCAGCACGAACAGCGAGGTGATGCTGTGGCGCTCCATGTCGGCCAGCGCGCGCGCGGCCAGCGCATTCGGCTCGATGGTCTTCGGGTTGGCGCTCATGAGATCGCGCGCCGCCAGGCGGTGGGGTTCGCGGCCGCGCTGCAGGCCGCGGCGCAGATCGCCGTCGGTGACGATGCCGATCAGCTCGCGGTTGGCGTCGACCACGCCGGTGACGCCGAGCCGTTTGGCGGTGATTTCCATGACGGTGTCGGCCATCGGCGCGTCGGCGTGCACCAGCGGCAGGTCGTCGCCGCGATGCATGAGCTCGCCGACCGTCAGCAGCCGGCGGCCCAGACTGCCGGCCGGGTGCAGCGCGCCGAAATCGCTCTCGCCGAACCCGTTGCGTTCGAGCAGCGCCACCGCCAGCGCGTCCCCGAGCGCCAACGCGGCGGTGGTGCTGGCGGTCGGCGCCAGGCCGAGCGGACACGCCTCCGCGGGAACGCTGGCGTCGAGCACGACGTCGGCGGCGCGCGCCAGGGTCGAGGTCGGGGCGCCGGTGAGCGCGATCACGGTCAGGTCGTGCCGCTTGAACATCGGCAGCAGCCGCAGGACCTCCTCGACCTCGCCGCTGTACGAGACGGCGAGGACGACGTCCTCCTTGCCGACGATGCCGAAATCGCCGTGCACCGCCTCGGCGGCGTGCAGAAAGCTCGCGGACGTGCCGGTGCTGGCCAGGGTCGCCGCGATCTTGCGGCAGATGAGGCCCGACTTGCCGATGCCGGTGACCACCACCTTGCCGCGGCAGGCGGCGATCAGCTCGACGGCGCGATCGAAGCGCGCGTCGAGCCGCTCGCGCACCGCCTGCAGGGCGGCGATCTCGATCGCCAGCACGCGGCGGGCGCGCTTCAGCGCCTCGCTGTCGGCGGGGCGGCGGGCGCGCGGGGCGCGATTCGCCTTACGGGGCAGCGGCATCGATCCGCACCAGCTCGTCGAGCAGCGCCGGCAGCTCGGCCAGCGGGTAGGAGTTCGGGCCGTCGCTGAGAGCGCGGTCCGGATCCTCGTGGGTCTCGAGGAAGACGGCGTCGACCCCCACCGCCACCGCGGCCCGCGCCAGCGGCCGGATGAACTGGCGCTGGCCGCCCGACGCGCCGCCCTGTCCGCCGGGGAGTTGCACGCTGTGGCCGGCGTCGTACACCACCGGATATCCGAAGCTCGCCAGCACCGGCAGGCTGCGCATGTCGGCGACCAGGTTGTTGTAGCCGAAGCTGGCGCCGCGCTCGGTCACCAGCAGGTGCGGGTTGCCGCTCGACGCGACCTTCTCGAGCAGCGGCCCGATGTCCCAGGGGGCGAGAAACTGGCCCTTCTTGACGTTCACCGGCTTGCCGGCGCGCGCCACGTCGAGCAGGAAGTCGGTCTGACGGCAGAGGAAGGCGGGCGTCTGCAGCAGGTCGGCGACCTCCGCCACCGCGGCCGCCTGGCCGATCTCGTGCACGTCGGTGACCACCGGCACGCCGATCTCGCGCCGCACCTCGGCGAGAATCCGCAACCCGTCCTCGAGGCCCGGGCCGCGCGGCGAGGTCAGCGAGGTGCGATTGGCTTTGTCGAAGGACGATTTGTAGACGAACGGCACGCCGCGCCTGGCGCAGATGTCGCGCATCGCCTCGGCGTGCCGCAGGGCGCTGTCGCGCCCCTCGATGACGCAGGTGCCGCCGATGAACGCCAGCGGCTGCCCGCCGCCGATGCGCACCGCTCCGATCTGGACCTCACGCGTCATCGCCGAGTAGGGAAACCACAGATGGACCCGGATGGCCACCGATGCGAGCACCGGCGCCGGAGCGACGGGTCGGTCGCACGGAGCCCGACGGGAATCCGATCCGGTGACGCCTCGGATCGGGGGGCTGCGGTGGCCCACCGAGGAGCACTACCAGCAGCCGCGGTGAGGGGAGTTGCTGACCGAGCGGGTCGAAGGACCCGGAAAGGTCTCGAACGACGCCGGGGGGAGCAGGCGCTCCCCCCGTGCCGTTCGCCGAAACAGCCGAATTACAGGGTGGCAGCCGCCGAGCCGCCAGTCAGACCGAAGGTGATCTTCTTGACGCCCTTGGCGCCGCAGGCGGTGCCGATTTCCGTCAGGGTCTGATCGGTCTCCACGTACACGCTCACCGGATTGCCGTTGAACGAGCCGGCGGTGACACTGCCCGACAGGGCGAAGCTGCCGTGCATCAGATCGCCGGAGAGGCCGCCGGTCTGGGTCGAGAAGGTGATGGTGGAGGCGTTCAGCTTCGGGCTGCCCTTCGACACCTTCCACTTCACGGACAGCGAGATCGTGCTCGGCTGCGGGCCGAGGAGGTTGGCGCAGTCGTTCGACGTCGTCGTGCCGGTTCCCTTGGCCTTGAAGCTGACGACATTGGCGCCGTCCATCGTGCCGCCAGTGCAGCCGTCGCCCTTGGCCTTCGCCTTCACCGAACCGGCGCTGGTGCCGCCGGTGACCAGGGCCGGCTTGAGCTTGATCGACCCGTTGATCGAGCAAGTGCCGACCGTGCCGGTTCCGTCGGCCGGCGGGCCGGCGAGAGCCGTGCCGGCCATCGCGACCGCTCCACAAACCAATCCGACCACAAAGATGTTGCGCTTCATTCCCTGTCCCCCTTCCGGGTGGAGCCGCGCCCACCCGTGTCTGGCTCTGCGCGACGGTTTCTGCCGCGCGCCGAGGCGTTTATTGACGACACATCCCAGCGGCCACGTTCCACAACGCGCCGCGTCAGATCGACTATTGAGAGCGAAAGAGCGAAACCCCCCTAACGCGCATACGGTTGCATGATCCCAGGGGTATCGGCAAGAGAAAAATTGCTGCATCGGCCCGGTTCGAGGCGGTCCGGGCTCCCCCTGCGGACCCCGGACGGCTTCCGTGCGCGATCTGGCGGCGGCCGAGGCGGAGGTACCCCGCGGACCGGCTCCGCGGCCGCCGTCCGCGCCGCTCGAGCGCGACGCCGGAACGGGAATTGACAAACCCCCCGCGGACGGCGATGCGGGAGACCTTTCCGGCCGGCGGAGCGACATTCATCTCGTGCCCGATCCCAACCCCACCGAACCTGGGTCGCCCGTCGCGGACGTCGCCACGCTGCTCGAGCAGCACCGCTACGACGACGCGCTCGCCCTCCTCGATCGCGCCATCGCCGAGGGCCCGAAGGACCCCGGCCTGCTCGAGCGCAAGCTGGCGCTGCTCTATGAGCTGGGGCGCCTGCACGATGCGATGGCCGTGGGCCGGGAGCTCGCCCGGCGCGATCCGTCGGGCGAGTGGCTGGTGCGGCTGGCGCGGATGCATGCCCGCTGCCACGACGACTTCGGCGCCGCCGACCTGCTCGCCGCATCGCTGCAGCGCCAGCCCGTTCCCTTCGATCGCGCGCTCTTCGCCGCCGGCAACTTCGCCTCGACCGAGCGCTACGACGACGGGCTGGCGGCGCTCCACGATGCCGTCCGCGCCCCCGGCGTCGCGGCGGAGCAGCGGCTGTTCGCGGCGCAGCAGTTCATCGCCCTCGGCGACCTGGCGGCGGCCGAGGAGCAATTGCAGCTCGCCGCTGCTGTCCAGGCGGGCGAGGCTCGCCTGCAGCAGGCGCGCCTCTGCCTGTGGCGTAACGAGGTCGCCGCCGCCGCGGCGATGGTGACCGATCTCGTCGCCGGTCCGCGGCCGCCAGCGACGGCCCTGGTGATCCGCGGCGTCGCTCGCCTGCGGCATGGCGATCTCGCCGCGGCCGAGGCCGATTTCAGCGCCGCCATCGCGGCCGATCCGGCCGAGCCGACGGCCTGGTGCTGGCGGGCCGAGACGCGACTGCGCGCCGGCGTTGCGGGCGAGGCGCTCGCCGATGCCACGTACGCCACCGATCTGCCCTCCTCGTTCGATCCCTTCGTGGTCAATCTCCTGCGCGTGCTCGCCAACATCGAGCACGAACGGGTGCCGCACATCGCGCCCTTCGTGCTCGAACCGCTGCGCGAGGGGCTGATCCGGCTCTGCCCCGGCTGCGAGCCGGCGCTCGGTCGCGGCGACCCGCGCGAGATCGCGGCGCTGATATGGACGGCGCTCGATCGCCTGGGCGGCAATCGCAGCCCCACGCCGACGATGATCGAAGCCGACGGCAGCCTGTCGCGGCTCCGGCTCCGCGCCTCGCCCCGCTGGCGCGCTTCGTGGGCGCTGGCGACCATCCAGACCGCCGGCGTCGACGAGGCGCGGCGGCGGCTCGACGCGGTGGTCGCCGACAGCCCGGGCTCGCCGATCGCCCTCTGCTATCGCGGCGAGCTCGACCTGTACCTGGGCGACTATGCCGCCGCCGGCGGCTTCTTTCGCCGCGCCATCGCGGCCGACGAGACGACCCGCTGGGCGTACATCGGGTCGATGGC
It includes:
- a CDS encoding KpsF/GutQ family sugar-phosphate isomerase, with the translated sequence MPLPRKANRAPRARRPADSEALKRARRVLAIEIAALQAVRERLDARFDRAVELIAACRGKVVVTGIGKSGLICRKIAATLASTGTSASFLHAAEAVHGDFGIVGKEDVVLAVSYSGEVEEVLRLLPMFKRHDLTVIALTGAPTSTLARAADVVLDASVPAEACPLGLAPTASTTAALALGDALAVALLERNGFGESDFGALHPAGSLGRRLLTVGELMHRGDDLPLVHADAPMADTVMEITAKRLGVTGVVDANRELIGIVTDGDLRRGLQRGREPHRLAARDLMSANPKTIEPNALAARALADMERHSITSLFVLAPGSRRPAGVIHLHDILKAGVA
- the kdsA gene encoding 3-deoxy-8-phosphooctulonate synthase — protein: MTREVQIGAVRIGGGQPLAFIGGTCVIEGRDSALRHAEAMRDICARRGVPFVYKSSFDKANRTSLTSPRGPGLEDGLRILAEVRREIGVPVVTDVHEIGQAAAVAEVADLLQTPAFLCRQTDFLLDVARAGKPVNVKKGQFLAPWDIGPLLEKVASSGNPHLLVTERGASFGYNNLVADMRSLPVLASFGYPVVYDAGHSVQLPGGQGGASGGQRQFIRPLARAAVAVGVDAVFLETHEDPDRALSDGPNSYPLAELPALLDELVRIDAAAP
- a CDS encoding tetratricopeptide repeat protein, which gives rise to MPDPNPTEPGSPVADVATLLEQHRYDDALALLDRAIAEGPKDPGLLERKLALLYELGRLHDAMAVGRELARRDPSGEWLVRLARMHARCHDDFGAADLLAASLQRQPVPFDRALFAAGNFASTERYDDGLAALHDAVRAPGVAAEQRLFAAQQFIALGDLAAAEEQLQLAAAVQAGEARLQQARLCLWRNEVAAAAAMVTDLVAGPRPPATALVIRGVARLRHGDLAAAEADFSAAIAADPAEPTAWCWRAETRLRAGVAGEALADATYATDLPSSFDPFVVNLLRVLANIEHERVPHIAPFVLEPLREGLIRLCPGCEPALGRGDPREIAALIWTALDRLGGNRSPTPTMIEADGSLSRLRLRASPRWRASWALATIQTAGVDEARRRLDAVVADSPGSPIALCYRGELDLYLGDYAAAGGFFRRAIAADETTRWAYIGSMAVALFTEGPEAAIALWERALPLAQSPGPTLFGYRGEAYRRAGQLDLAVAELEHSVRTSPTRIGSWLNLGLAHLAAGSVAGLHAALDEVKRRAPGFVTDAAGELAIPVWRADPLPADAAAALCEHMLAMLRGNRGSTYVSYFTRAGALRFVPRTD